In the genome of Kluyveromyces marxianus DMKU3-1042 DNA, complete genome, chromosome 1, one region contains:
- the MSI1 gene encoding Msi1p: MGDREMNDLIIEEPPELGSSISEEVQNRYTNWKKNTRLLYDYLNTNTSKWPSLTCQFFPDLAVSNDQQRILLSSFTSQQLPSDESLYISSISTMNHIKWSSINNFDMDEMEFKMDNSVKLKVREKNLQAEVRITYPDGDCNRCRYMPQNPDIIGTVSSNGSVYVFDRTKHGNKISTGRKFEIECRSGNEQGQDESVSLAWNHNLVGILASCQTNGKVNVWDIKKFDKNTRRIEKTTRQSITDSNGVNDVSWMVNHTSILASCGESNTISIMDTRKSPNENDVIHRTSHLDGINSIEFNPKNDMLLCTGDSQGQLKVWDIRNFTEPVRSWRHSENQDSISSIQWNPHMPQIVASADQNTGLVKIWNTSESGENMLLFVHGGHMLGVNDISWSLHTKWTICSVSNDNSIHIWKPANNLVESELGSNCNNTIL, from the coding sequence ATGGGTGATAGAGAAATGAACGATCTTATAATTGAAGAGCCTCCTGAACTAGGGTCTAGTATatctgaagaagttcaaaatCGATAcaccaattggaagaagaacaccAGATTACTATACGACTATTTGAACACAAACACATCGAAGTGGCCATCGCTAACATGTCAGTTCTTTCCAGATCTTGCAGTCTCTAATGATCAACAACGAATCTTATTATCCTCTTTTACTTCACAACAACTTCCTTCTGATGAATCGCTCTACATCAGTTCTATTTCAACTATGAATCATATCAAATGGAGTTCTATCAATAACTTCGATATGGATGAAATGGAATTTAAGATGGATAATTCAGTAAAACTGAAAGTaagagaaaagaacttGCAGGCAGAAGTACGAATAACATACCCTGACGGAGATTGCAACCGATGTAGATACATGCCTCAGAACCCAGATATTATAGGTACGGTCTCATCAAATGGATCTGTATATGTGTTTGATAGAACAAAACACGGTAACAAGATATCTACAGGTAGGAAGTTCGAGATAGAGTGTCGCAGTGGCAATGAACAAGGTCAAGATGAGAGTGTATCGCTTGCATGGAACCATAATCTTGTAGGTATTTTGGCATCTTGTCAAACCAATGGGAAAGTGAACGTTTGGGACATCAAAAAATTCGATAAAAACACTCGCAGGATTGAAAAAACAACTAGACAAAGCATCACTGATTCCAATGGAGTGAATGATGTGTCATGGATGGTGAACCACACTTCTATCCTAGCCTCCTGTGGAGAATCGAACACAATATCAATTATGGACACCAGAAAATCACCAAACGAAAATGATGTTATACACCGTACCTCACACCTGGATGGAATTAATAGCATCGAATTCAACCCTAAAAATGATATGTTATTATGTACTGGTGATTCTCAAGGCCAATTGAAAGTATGGGATATAAGAAACTTTACGGAACCTGTGAGATCATGGCGCCATAGCGAAAACCAGGATTCCATCTCCAGTATACAGTGGAACCCACATATGCCTCAAATAGTAGCGTCTGCTGATCAGAATACAGGTCTAGTCAAAATATGGAACACATCAGAGTCGGGCGAAAATATGCTTCTGTTCGTCCATGGCGGTCATATGTTAGGCGTAAATGATATTTCTTGGTCTCTGCATACCAAATGGACAATCTGCAGTGTATCGAACGATAACTCGATCCACATATGGAAACCCGCAAATAACCTGGTAGAATCTGAATTAGGGTCCAATTGTAACAATACTATTCTGTAG
- the ATP4 gene encoding F1F0 ATP synthase subunit 4 (mitochondrial): MFRALSLKAASRPVTVGLCARPAPIAVRYMSSPAPQDPKSKASSVLDALPGNTPLTKTGILATSTAAAVYAISNQLYVMNAETILLATFTGVVLAGCKYLAPAYNEWAESRVKQVTNILNSSRTKHVDAVKERIESVSELKNVSETTKVLFEVSKETVQLEAEAFELKQKVDLAAEAKSVLESWVRYEASVRQLQQQQIADAVVAKVQNELTNPKFQEKVLQQSVADVEKLLANLK; this comes from the coding sequence ATGTTTCGTGCTTTGAGTTTGAAGGCTGCTTCCAGACCAGTTACTGTGGGCCTATGTGCTCGTCCAGCTCCAATTGCTGTTCGTTACATGTCCAGTCCAGCTCCACAAGACCCTAAATCCAAGGCTTCCTCTGTGTTGGATGCTTTACCAGGTAACACTCCATTGACCAAGACCGGTATCTTGGCCACCTCTACCGCAGCTGCTGTTTACGCCATTTCTAACCAATTATACGTTATGAACGCTGAAACTATCTTGCTTGCTACCTTCACCGGTGTTGTGTTGGCTGGTTGCAAGTACTTGGCTCCAGCTTACAACGAGTGGGCCGAAAGCAGAGTCAAGCAAGTTACCAACATCTTGAACTCCTCCAGAACCAAGCATGTGGATGCTGTCAAGGAAAGAATCGAATCTGTCTCTGAATTGAAGAACGTTTCTGAAACTACCAAGGTTTTGTTCGAGGTCTCCAAGGAAACCGTCCAATTGGAAGCCGAAGCCTTTGAACTTAAGCAAAAGGTTGACTTGGCTGCTGAAGCTAAGTCTGTTTTGGAATCCTGGGTCAGATACGAAGCTTCTGTCCGTCaattacaacaacaacaaatcgCTGACGCTGTTGTCGCTAAGGTCCAAAACGAACTAACCAACCCTAAGTTCCAAGAAAAGGTTTTGCAACAATCCGTTGCTGATGTCGAGAAGTTGTTGGCTAACTTGAAATAA
- the AIM4 gene encoding Aim4p, with translation MNKHSLHQQVSQLKRKTIENEDLSEVVQESETFVRNKKPVGDELGKKSIFYDPDWNPSGKAPFGLKNIPYNPRTFQRETNLAPRLDGFEDIPLPKSLNQPNRKREGQNNDQDKKS, from the exons ATGAACA AACATTCATTACACCAACAGGTATCACAGCTAAAACGTAAGacaattgaaaatgaagatcTAAGTGAAGTAGTTCAAGAGTCAGAGACTTTTGTTCGAAATAAGAAACCAGTTGGTGATGAACTTGGTAAAAAGAGCATATTCTATGATCCTGATTGGAATCCATCTGGGAAGGCACCTTTTGGATTAAAAAACATCCCATATAATCCCAGAACATTCCAACGAGAGACTAATTTAGCGCCAAGATTGGATGGATTTGAAGATATACCGTTACCAAAATCTCTTAACCAACCTAACCGCAAAAGAGAAGGTCAGAACAACGATCAAGACAAGAAGTCTTAG
- the MED8 gene encoding RNA polymerase II mediator complex subunit MED8, whose protein sequence is MSDTPSNADPLQSSVSADFSNVPTQALDALRMKLSQLTASLAKIRDEMSKAELPQWYSLQAQLMVTLTQLSSLTNTLDHYEETLDSTVAYPLPSFPTTAHEGLITTLMRKKNIPEVDEWIKDARETNGIDVENLSDEEIKKLINKDKDITTWATKCIIDERSKHSYNGLHSAKELKELSMDESSNIYPSSVSTVKTSRPFSVDKLLKFVHQGEI, encoded by the coding sequence ATGTCAGACACTCCTTCGAACGCAGATCCACTTCAATCATCTGTTTCAGCAGATTTCAGCAATGTACCAACACAAGCTCTTGATGCACTACGAATGAAGTTATCGCAACTCACTGCTTCATTGGCCAAAATACGAGATGAAATGTCAAAAGCTGAACTTCCGCAATGGTACTCACTACAGGCACAATTGATGGTCACGCTTACGCAACTCTCATCTCTAACAAATACTCTCGATCATTATGAAGAAACTTTAGATTCGACAGTAGCATATCCATTGCCTTCTTTCCCCACAACAGCACATGAAGGTTTAATCACGACTTTGatgaggaaaaaaaatattcctGAGGTAGATGAATGGATAAAAGATGCTAGAGAGACCAATGGAATTGATGTCGAAAACCTCTCTGATgaggaaatcaaaaaacTCATCAACAAAGATAAGGACATCACAACTTGGGCTACCAAGTGCATAATAGATGAAAGGTCGAAGCACTCGTATAATGGTCTTCACTCTGCAAAAGAGTTAAAAGAACTTTCGATGGATGAAAGCAGTAACATCTATCCATCTTCGGTGTCGACTGTAAAGACTTCAAGGCCATTTAGTGTGGAcaaattattgaaatttGTCCATCAAGGCGaaatataa
- the RIM2 gene encoding Rim2p, whose translation MKKVDIEKLETDAIESAPFLGSDENNANLKSADRLNLPNPPDDKQQPVKPWVHFVAGGIGGMAGAIVTCPFDVVKTRLQSDVFQAQYKSAAGVSKGTGGIHFISRSLLHFKETFGIIGNVYRQEGFRSLFKGLGPNLVGVVPARSINFLTYGTTKDIYSQVLNDGKEAPWIHLLAAATAGWATSTVTNPIWLVKTRLQLDKAGTKQYKNSMDCIKSVIKNEGILGLYKGLSASYLGSVEGILQWILYEQMKRVIKERSIEKFGHINESEKNTSEKIKEWCQRSGSAGLAKFVASIVTYPHEVVRTRLRQAPMENGKLKYTGLVQSFRVIIKEEGFVSMYSGLTPHLLRTVPNSIIMFGTWELVIKLLS comes from the coding sequence ATGAAAAAAGTAGATATCGAGAAACTAGAAACAGATGCAATTGAATCTGCTCCTTTTCTAGGTAGTGATGAGAATAATGCCAACCTGAAAAGTGCTGACCGTCTAAATTTACCAAATCCACCAGATGACAAACAACAGCCTGTTAAACCATGGGTCCATTTCGTAGCTGGTGGTATTGGTGGAATGGCTGGAGCGATTGTTACTTGTCCGTTTGATGTTGTCAAGACTAGGTTGCAAAGTGATGTCTTTCAGGCTCAGTACAAATCTGCAGCTGGTGTAAGCAAGGGCACTGGTGGAATTCATTTCATCTCTAGAAGTTTATTACATTTTAAGGAGACATTTGGTATTATTGGAAATGTCTACCGCCAAGAAGGGTTTAGGAGTCTTTTCAAAGGGTTAGGACCAAATTTAGTAGGAGTTGTTCCCGCTAGAAGTATTAATTTCTTAACGTACGGAACTACTAAGGATATATACTCCCAGGTTCTAAATGATGGTAAAGAAGCACCATGGATCCATCTACTAGCGGCAGCAACAGCTGGGTGGGCTACATCTACTGTCACAAATCCTATTTGGCTAGTGAAAACAAGATTACAACTTGATAAAGCAGGGACAAAGCAGTATAAAAATTCGATGGATTGTATCAAAAGTGTGataaaaaatgaaggaatTCTGGGACTTTATAAAGGTCTTAGCGCATCTTATTTGGGTTCTGTGGAAGGTATCCTTCAATGGATTCTATACGAGCAAATGAAGAGAGttatcaaagaaagatcaaTTGAGAAATTTGGTCATATCaatgaaagtgaaaaaaatacatctgaaaagattaaagaaTGGTGTCAAAGATCAGGTAGTGCTGGTTTGGCCAAATTTGTTGCAAGTATTGTCACATACCCACATGAAGTTGTTAGAACCAGGTTGAGACAAGCGCCAATGGAAAACGGTAAATTAAAATACACCGGCCTAGTCCAGTCATTCAGAGTAattatcaaagaagaaggatttGTTTCAATGTATAGTGGTTTAACACCGCACTTATTAAGAACAGTACCCAACAGCATCATTATGTTCGGGACATGGGAACTAGTAATTAAACTATTGTCATGA
- the RPL21A gene encoding 60S ribosomal protein eL21, with protein sequence MGKSHGYRSRTRYMFQRDFRKHGTIPLSTYLKVYKVGDIVDIKANGSIHKGMPHKFYQGKTGVVYNVTKSSVGVIINKMVGNRYLEKRLNLRVEHIKHSKCRQEFLERVKANAAKKAEAKAQGVAVQLKRQPAQPKESRVVSTEGNVPQTLAPVPYETFI encoded by the exons ATGGGTAAATC ACACGGTTACAGATCTCGTACTCGTTACATGTTCCAACGTGACTTTAGAAAGCACGGTACCATCCCATTGTCTACCTACTTGAAGGTTTACAAGGTTGGTGACATCGTTGACATCAAGGCCAACGGTTCCATCCACAAGGGTATGCCACACAAGTTCTACCAAGGTAAGACCGGTGTTGTTTACAACGTTACCAAGTCCTCTGTCGGTGTtatcatcaacaagatgGTCGGTAACAGATACTTGGAAAAGAGATTGAACTTGAGAGTTGAACACATCAAGCACTCTAAGTGTAGACaagaatttttggaaagagtTAAGGCTAACGCTGCCAAGAAGGCTGAAGCTAAGGCTCAAGGTGTCGCCGTTCAACTAAAAAGACAACCAGCTCAACCAAAGGAATCCCGTGTCGTTTCCACTGAAGGTAACGTTCCTCAAACTTTGGCTCCAGTTCCATACGAAACTTTCATCTAA
- the LYS21 gene encoding homocitrate synthase (mitochondrial), whose protein sequence is MSVNSNPYAPSPNDVLSNVGNFQLIESTLREGEQFANAFFSTEKKIEIAKALDDFGVDYIELTSPVASEQSRKDCEAICKLGLKAKILTHIRCHMDDARVAVETGVDGVDVVIGTSKFLREYSHGKDMNYIAKSAVEVIEFVKSKGLEIRFSSEDSFRSDIVDLLNIYKTVDKIGVNRVGIADTVGCANPRQVYELVRTLKSVVSCDIECHFHDDTGCAIGNSYSALEAGARLIDVSVLGIGERNGITSLGGLMARMIVSAPDYVKSKYKLHKLRDIENLVADAVHVNLPFNNPITGFCAFTHKAGIHAKAILANPSTYEILNPEDFGMKRYIHFANRLTGWNAIKSRVEQLNLNLSDDQVKEVTSKIKQIGDVRQLSIEDVDTIIKNFHSEL, encoded by the coding sequence atGTCTGTGAACTCAAATCCGTACGCGCCATCCCCAAATGATGTGTTATCGAATGTCGGAAATTTCCAACTTATTGAATCAACTTTGAGAGAAGGTGAGCAGTTTGCCAATGCGTTCTTTTCCactgaaaaaaagattgaaaTCGCAAAGGCTTTAGATGACTTCGGTGTTGACTATATCGAACTCACCTCACCAGTTGCCTCCGAACAGTCCAGAAAGGACTGCGAAGCTATTTGCAAACTTGGATTGAAGGCTAAAATTTTGACGCACATTCGTTGTCATATGGACGATGCAAGAGTGGCTGTAGAAACCGGCGTAGACGGTGTCGATGTAGTCATCGGCACTTCAAAATTCTTGAGAGAATATTCGCACGGTAAGGATATGAATTATATTGCAAAATCTGCTGTTGAGGTCATTGAGTTCGTCAAATCTAAAGGTCTTGAAATTAGATTTTCTTCGGAGGATTCTTTTCGGTCCGATATTGTTGATCTCTTGAATATCTACAAAACTGTTGATAAAATTGGTGTTAATAGAGTTGGTATTGCAGACACTGTCGGATGTGCAAATCCAAGACAAGTTTATGAATTGGTTAGAACTTTAAAAAGTGTTGTGTCGTGTGATATTGAGTGTCACTTCCACGATGATACAGGTTGTGCCATCGGTAATTCTTATTCTGCTTTAGAAGCAGGAGCAAGGTTGATAGATGTTTCGGTTTTAGGAATTGGGGAGAGAAACGGTATAACCTCCCTTGGTGGTCTAATGGCAAGGATGATTGTATCTGCACCAGATTACGTTAAGTCCAAATATAAACTACACAAATTGCGTGACATAGAGAATCTTGTCGCTGACGCAGTTCATGTCAACCTACCGTTTAACAACCCAATTACAGGATTCTGTGCATTTACACACAAAGCGGGTATTCATGCCAAGGCTATTTTGGCCAACCCTTCCACTTACGAGATTCTAAATCCAGAAGACTTTGGTATGAAGAGATATATTCACTTTGCTAACAGATTGACAGGATGGAATGCTATCAAATCTCGTGTCGAACAACTAAATTTAAACCTATCAGACGATCAAGTCAAAGAAGTTACATCTAAGATCAAACAAATCGGTGACGTGCGTCAATTGAGTATCGAAGATGTGGATACTATCATCAAAAATTTCCATTCGGAGTTATGa